The Xyrauchen texanus isolate HMW12.3.18 chromosome 28, RBS_HiC_50CHRs, whole genome shotgun sequence genome has a segment encoding these proteins:
- the LOC127622281 gene encoding myotubularin-related protein 9-like isoform X1, with protein sequence MEFVELIKTPRVDGVVLHRPFMPTVEGTLCLTGHHLILSSRQDNTEELWLLHANIDSTEKRQNNVCRFIGSLGTIIVKCKDLRVIQLDIPGMEECLNIASSIEALSTLGSVSLMYPFFYRPLFEVIEDGWQLSLQEEAFKELESMTDEWRLSKVNKDFSVCPSYPSLLTVPKDIDDETLCKAASFRHGGRFPVLSYYHKKNGMVIMRAGQPLTGTNGRRCKEDEKLINATLSAGKRGYIIDTRTISVAQQAKARGGGYEQEANYPQWRRIHKAIERSIVLQESLIKLVEACNDQSHNMDRWLNKLEASNWQSHVKEILTTACLAAQCIDREGASVLVHGTEGTDSTLQVTSLAQIILDPACRTIRGFEALIEREWLQAGHPFQQRCAQSAYSSRKLRSEAPVFLLFLDCVWQILRQFPCSFQFNENFLIILFEHAYASQFGTFLGNREAERVKLQLSQKTVSLWSWVNRPQELERFLNPLYETNNLVIWPSVAPQSLLLWEGVFLRWNRSTKCFDEAYQEMVHIIEYNKELQNKVNSLRRQLAQLEMEDSPLQTP encoded by the exons ATGGAGTTTGTTGAGCTGATCAAAACCCCTCGTGTGGACGGGGTGGTCCTCCACCGACCCTTCATGCCTACAGTAGAGGGAACTCTGTGTCTAACAGGACATCACCTCATCCTGTCCTCTCGCCAGGATAACACTGAAGAACTCTGGCTGCTACATGCTAATATTGACTCTACTGAGAAAAG ACAAAATAATGTTTGCAGATTTATCGGGTCACTTGGAactattattgtaaagtgtaaagaCCTGCGAGTGATTCAGCTGGATATACCAGGCATGGAGGAATGTCTTAATATTGCCAGCTCAATCGAG GCTCTGTCCACGCTGGGCTCTGTCTCCCTGATGTATCCCTTCTTCTACCGTCCTCTGTTTGAGGTTATAGAGGATGGATGGCAGTTGTCCCTCCAAGAGGAGGCTTTCAAAGAACTGGAGTCTATG ACAGATGAATGGAGACTGAGCAAGGTTAATAAAGACTTCAGTGTGTGCCCCTCCTACCCCTCCTTGCTGACTGTGCCCAAAGACATTGATGATGAAACTCTCTGCAAAGCTGCTTCCTTCCGCCATGGTGGCCGCTTCCCTGTGCTCAGTTACTACCACAAGAAAAATGGCATG GTGATAATGCGAGCAGGGCAGCCACTAACAGGAACCAACGGGCGTCGCTGCAAAGAggatgagaaactgatcaatgcCACGCTTTCTGCAGGGAAGCGTGGTTACATCATTGACACACGAACGATATCTGTAGCGCAGCAGGCTAAAGCTCGCGGAGGTGGATATGAACAGGAGGCTAACTACCCACAGTGGAGGAGGATCCATAAAGCTATTGAGAG GTCCATTGTTCTGCAGGAGAGTCTGATAAAGCTGGTGGAGGCGTGCAATGATCAATCTCACAATATGGACCGCTGGCTCAATAAACTTGAGGCCTCCAACTGGCAAAGTCATGTAAAGGAAATCCTCACTACTGCTTGCCTGGCTGCACAGTGCATTGATAG GGAAGGGGCTTCAGTGTTGGTTCATGGCACTGAGGGCACAGATTCAACACTGCAGGTGACCTCACTAGCCCAGATCATCCTCGATCCAGCATGCAGAACCATCCGTGGCTTTGAGGCTCTGATTGAACGAGAGTGGTTACAG GCTGGTCACCCGTTCCAGCAGCGTTGTGCTCAGTCTGCGTACTCCAGCAGAAAGCTGCGCAGTGAAGCGCCTGTCTTCCTGCTCTTCCTGGATTGTGTGTGGCAGATCTTGCGTCAGTTCCCATGCTCTTTCCAGTTCAACGAGAACTTCCTGATCATTCTCTTCGAACATGCCTATGCCTCACAGTTTGGCACTTTCCTTGGAAACAGAGAGGCCGAGAG GGTGAAGCTACAGTTGTCTCAGAAAACAGTATCTCTGTGGTCATGGGTGAACAGACCTCAGGAGCTGGAGCGATTTCTCAACCCACTGTATGAGACCAATAACCTGGTGATCTGGCCCTCTGTTGCCCCTCAGAGCCTTTTGCTGTGGGAGG GGGTGTTCCTTCGCTGGAATCGCTCCACAAAATGTTTTGATGAGGCTTATCAGGAGATGGTCCATATTATAGAGTACAACAAGGAGCTGCAGAACAAAGTTAACAGCCTCCGGAGACAGCTGGCCCAGCTCGAGATGGAAGACAGCCCACTGCAGACTCCATAA
- the LOC127622281 gene encoding myotubularin-related protein 9-like isoform X2, producing the protein MEFVELIKTPRVDGVVLHRPFMPTVEGTLCLTGHHLILSSRQDNTEELWLLHANIDSTEKRFIGSLGTIIVKCKDLRVIQLDIPGMEECLNIASSIEALSTLGSVSLMYPFFYRPLFEVIEDGWQLSLQEEAFKELESMTDEWRLSKVNKDFSVCPSYPSLLTVPKDIDDETLCKAASFRHGGRFPVLSYYHKKNGMVIMRAGQPLTGTNGRRCKEDEKLINATLSAGKRGYIIDTRTISVAQQAKARGGGYEQEANYPQWRRIHKAIERSIVLQESLIKLVEACNDQSHNMDRWLNKLEASNWQSHVKEILTTACLAAQCIDREGASVLVHGTEGTDSTLQVTSLAQIILDPACRTIRGFEALIEREWLQAGHPFQQRCAQSAYSSRKLRSEAPVFLLFLDCVWQILRQFPCSFQFNENFLIILFEHAYASQFGTFLGNREAERVKLQLSQKTVSLWSWVNRPQELERFLNPLYETNNLVIWPSVAPQSLLLWEGVFLRWNRSTKCFDEAYQEMVHIIEYNKELQNKVNSLRRQLAQLEMEDSPLQTP; encoded by the exons ATGGAGTTTGTTGAGCTGATCAAAACCCCTCGTGTGGACGGGGTGGTCCTCCACCGACCCTTCATGCCTACAGTAGAGGGAACTCTGTGTCTAACAGGACATCACCTCATCCTGTCCTCTCGCCAGGATAACACTGAAGAACTCTGGCTGCTACATGCTAATATTGACTCTACTGAGAAAAG ATTTATCGGGTCACTTGGAactattattgtaaagtgtaaagaCCTGCGAGTGATTCAGCTGGATATACCAGGCATGGAGGAATGTCTTAATATTGCCAGCTCAATCGAG GCTCTGTCCACGCTGGGCTCTGTCTCCCTGATGTATCCCTTCTTCTACCGTCCTCTGTTTGAGGTTATAGAGGATGGATGGCAGTTGTCCCTCCAAGAGGAGGCTTTCAAAGAACTGGAGTCTATG ACAGATGAATGGAGACTGAGCAAGGTTAATAAAGACTTCAGTGTGTGCCCCTCCTACCCCTCCTTGCTGACTGTGCCCAAAGACATTGATGATGAAACTCTCTGCAAAGCTGCTTCCTTCCGCCATGGTGGCCGCTTCCCTGTGCTCAGTTACTACCACAAGAAAAATGGCATG GTGATAATGCGAGCAGGGCAGCCACTAACAGGAACCAACGGGCGTCGCTGCAAAGAggatgagaaactgatcaatgcCACGCTTTCTGCAGGGAAGCGTGGTTACATCATTGACACACGAACGATATCTGTAGCGCAGCAGGCTAAAGCTCGCGGAGGTGGATATGAACAGGAGGCTAACTACCCACAGTGGAGGAGGATCCATAAAGCTATTGAGAG GTCCATTGTTCTGCAGGAGAGTCTGATAAAGCTGGTGGAGGCGTGCAATGATCAATCTCACAATATGGACCGCTGGCTCAATAAACTTGAGGCCTCCAACTGGCAAAGTCATGTAAAGGAAATCCTCACTACTGCTTGCCTGGCTGCACAGTGCATTGATAG GGAAGGGGCTTCAGTGTTGGTTCATGGCACTGAGGGCACAGATTCAACACTGCAGGTGACCTCACTAGCCCAGATCATCCTCGATCCAGCATGCAGAACCATCCGTGGCTTTGAGGCTCTGATTGAACGAGAGTGGTTACAG GCTGGTCACCCGTTCCAGCAGCGTTGTGCTCAGTCTGCGTACTCCAGCAGAAAGCTGCGCAGTGAAGCGCCTGTCTTCCTGCTCTTCCTGGATTGTGTGTGGCAGATCTTGCGTCAGTTCCCATGCTCTTTCCAGTTCAACGAGAACTTCCTGATCATTCTCTTCGAACATGCCTATGCCTCACAGTTTGGCACTTTCCTTGGAAACAGAGAGGCCGAGAG GGTGAAGCTACAGTTGTCTCAGAAAACAGTATCTCTGTGGTCATGGGTGAACAGACCTCAGGAGCTGGAGCGATTTCTCAACCCACTGTATGAGACCAATAACCTGGTGATCTGGCCCTCTGTTGCCCCTCAGAGCCTTTTGCTGTGGGAGG GGGTGTTCCTTCGCTGGAATCGCTCCACAAAATGTTTTGATGAGGCTTATCAGGAGATGGTCCATATTATAGAGTACAACAAGGAGCTGCAGAACAAAGTTAACAGCCTCCGGAGACAGCTGGCCCAGCTCGAGATGGAAGACAGCCCACTGCAGACTCCATAA